In the Chloroflexota bacterium genome, one interval contains:
- the asnB gene encoding asparagine synthase (glutamine-hydrolyzing), whose protein sequence is MCGIAGALSLGAGSSVLDTVDPMTACLFHRGPDEDGIYRDEHVALGSRRLSIVDIAGSTQPIANEDETVWVVFNGQIYNYVELRADLEKRHTFRTQGDTETLVHLYEEHGPNFLHLLRGMFVFAIWDTKKQALLLGRDRFGKKPLYYTRTDTGRPDRFQFASEIKALLGAGEVETTLDRTAVYQYLCFGFVPHPRTAYREIAAVPPAHWLQIDVQGRQTLQRYWQLPPGGTFTGTREDALDQIRTIFDESVKIRLRSDVPVGVFLSGGIDSGLVTASAARAAVEPLQSFSIGFADQRFDERPLARLVAQQYGTRHTEVVVDLGAEVARPEDLLTRLVNMYDQPYADSSAIPSNAVAREARKHLKVVMTGDGGDEIFAGYRRYTAALLADWMTATLGPVAPLAAKMAPAPRRRRGPVAFALRLMEGVALPPRERYIRWSGLFTDADAADLCRPEFLGGVTEQARSVVDARVEACIAGGIHEPAALMMAADATHVLVDDFLVKMDIATMANSLEARSPFIDHVLVEFAVSLPDRIRASAFQTKPLLRELARERLPAELVKAPKRGFEVPMASWIRHELRELVQDALLAPDARCAAVVRPAAVRQLIVEHMSEKRDHAMRIWALLNLEWWLRSERAPRTA, encoded by the coding sequence ATGTGTGGCATCGCTGGAGCGCTCAGTCTCGGCGCGGGATCGAGCGTCCTCGACACGGTCGATCCGATGACGGCGTGCCTCTTCCATCGCGGCCCGGACGAGGACGGCATCTACCGTGACGAGCACGTCGCGCTCGGATCGCGCCGCCTGAGCATCGTGGACATCGCCGGCAGCACCCAGCCCATCGCCAACGAGGATGAGACGGTCTGGGTGGTGTTCAACGGCCAGATCTACAACTACGTCGAGCTGCGCGCCGATCTCGAGAAGCGCCACACCTTCCGTACCCAGGGCGACACCGAGACGCTCGTCCACCTCTACGAGGAGCACGGCCCGAACTTCCTGCACCTGCTGCGCGGGATGTTCGTCTTCGCGATCTGGGACACGAAGAAGCAGGCGCTGCTGCTCGGGCGGGACCGCTTCGGCAAGAAGCCCCTCTACTACACCCGCACGGACACCGGGCGGCCGGACCGCTTCCAGTTTGCCTCGGAGATCAAGGCGCTGCTCGGGGCGGGCGAGGTCGAGACGACGCTCGATCGGACGGCCGTCTACCAGTACCTCTGCTTCGGGTTTGTGCCGCACCCGCGCACGGCCTACCGCGAGATCGCCGCTGTGCCACCGGCCCACTGGCTGCAGATCGACGTCCAGGGACGCCAGACGCTCCAGCGCTACTGGCAGCTGCCGCCCGGCGGGACGTTTACCGGCACCCGCGAGGACGCGCTCGACCAGATCCGCACGATCTTTGACGAGTCCGTCAAGATTCGCTTGCGGAGCGACGTGCCGGTGGGCGTCTTCCTCTCGGGAGGGATCGACAGCGGCCTCGTGACGGCCTCGGCCGCCCGCGCAGCCGTCGAGCCGCTCCAGAGCTTCTCCATCGGCTTCGCAGATCAGCGCTTCGACGAGCGCCCGCTGGCCCGGCTCGTCGCGCAGCAGTACGGCACGCGGCACACCGAGGTCGTGGTGGACCTGGGTGCCGAGGTCGCAAGGCCCGAGGATCTGCTGACGCGCCTCGTCAACATGTACGACCAGCCGTACGCGGACTCCTCGGCGATCCCCAGCAACGCCGTGGCCCGCGAGGCACGCAAGCACCTGAAGGTCGTGATGACCGGCGACGGCGGCGACGAGATCTTCGCCGGCTACCGCCGCTACACCGCTGCCCTGCTGGCCGACTGGATGACCGCGACCCTGGGGCCAGTCGCGCCGCTGGCCGCGAAGATGGCTCCGGCCCCGCGCCGCCGCCGTGGTCCCGTCGCGTTTGCGCTGCGGCTGATGGAGGGCGTCGCGCTCCCCCCGCGCGAGCGGTACATCCGCTGGAGCGGCCTGTTCACGGACGCCGACGCCGCCGATCTCTGCCGGCCGGAGTTCCTGGGCGGCGTGACGGAGCAGGCGCGCAGCGTGGTGGATGCGCGGGTCGAGGCGTGCATCGCGGGGGGTATTCATGAGCCGGCCGCCCTGATGATGGCCGCCGACGCGACGCACGTCCTGGTAGACGACTTCCTGGTCAAGATGGACATTGCGACGATGGCGAACTCGCTGGAAGCGCGCTCGCCGTTCATCGATCATGTACTGGTGGAGTTCGCCGTCAGCCTGCCGGACCGGATCCGCGCCTCGGCGTTCCAGACCAAGCCGCTCCTGCGTGAGCTGGCCCGCGAGCGGCTCCCTGCCGAGCTGGTCAAGGCCCCGAAGCGCGGCTTCGAGGTCCCGATGGCCTCCTGGATTCGCCACGAGCTGCGCGAGCTGGTGCAGGACGCGCTGCTCGCGCCCGATGCCCGCTGCGCGGCGGTGGTCCGGCCGGCCGCCGTGCGCCAGCTAATCGTGGAGCACATGAGCGAGAAGCGGGACCACGCAATGCGGATCTGGGCGCTGCTCAACCTGGAGTGGTGGCTACGCTCGGAGCGCGCGCCCCGCACGGCGTGA
- a CDS encoding SDR family oxidoreductase — protein sequence MDLGLRGKVALVTGGSRGIGRAIVEQLAAEGCHVAICGRGQETLDRALAELRALGATAHGVVADVTAPGEVERFVDEAAAALGGADLLVANVGGTAGGSLLESTPEDWARTFDLNLFHAVRAIRAAVPHFERRGGGSVVTIASVSGVKPGPRSQYGAAKAGEIFLAGALAWELAPKRIRVNTVSPGSIMFPGGGWAARQEQQPEAFAAWIARELPWGRLGTPQEVADVVTFVLSDRARWVNGTHIAVDGAQGRPVMF from the coding sequence ATGGATCTCGGGTTGCGGGGCAAGGTGGCGTTGGTGACTGGCGGCAGCCGGGGGATCGGCCGGGCCATCGTCGAGCAACTGGCGGCCGAGGGCTGCCACGTCGCCATCTGCGGGCGGGGCCAGGAGACGCTCGACCGGGCGCTCGCGGAGCTGCGTGCGCTCGGCGCGACAGCCCACGGCGTGGTGGCGGACGTGACTGCGCCCGGCGAGGTCGAGCGCTTCGTGGACGAGGCGGCCGCGGCGCTCGGCGGGGCCGACCTGCTGGTGGCGAACGTCGGGGGGACGGCCGGCGGCAGCCTGCTGGAGTCCACCCCCGAGGACTGGGCGCGGACGTTCGACCTGAACCTCTTTCATGCGGTCAGGGCCATCCGCGCCGCCGTCCCCCACTTCGAGCGGCGCGGAGGCGGCAGCGTGGTCACCATCGCGTCGGTCTCCGGGGTCAAGCCGGGGCCGCGTTCGCAGTACGGCGCGGCCAAGGCCGGCGAGATCTTCCTGGCTGGCGCACTGGCCTGGGAGCTGGCCCCGAAGCGCATCCGTGTGAACACCGTCAGCCCCGGCTCGATCATGTTCCCTGGTGGCGGCTGGGCGGCCCGCCAGGAACAGCAGCCCGAGGCGTTCGCGGCGTGGATCGCGCGGGAGCTGCCGTGGGGGCGGCTCGGAACGCCCCAGGAGGTCGCAGACGTGGTGACGTTCGTGCTGTCAGATCGGGCGCGATGGGTGAACGGGACGCACATCGCGGTGGACGGCGCGCAGGGCCGCCCGGTGATGTTCTGA